One Vibrio sp. CDRSL-10 TSBA genomic region harbors:
- the aroK gene encoding shikimate kinase AroK → MAEKRNIFLVGPMGAGKSTIGRHLAQQLHMEFVDSDTVIEERTGADIAWVFDVEGEEGFRKREEAVINDLTEQQGIVLATGGGSVKSKENRNRLSARGIVVYLETTIEKQLARTNRDKKRPLLQTDNPREVLEGLAGDRNPLYEEIADITVRTDDQSAKVVANQIVKMLEEH, encoded by the coding sequence ATGGCTGAAAAACGCAATATTTTCCTTGTTGGCCCAATGGGCGCTGGCAAAAGCACAATTGGTAGACACCTGGCTCAGCAACTGCATATGGAGTTTGTTGACTCTGATACTGTGATTGAAGAGCGCACTGGCGCAGATATCGCATGGGTATTTGATGTCGAAGGTGAAGAAGGCTTCCGTAAACGCGAAGAAGCTGTGATTAATGATCTCACTGAGCAGCAAGGTATTGTTCTTGCCACCGGTGGTGGTTCTGTGAAAAGCAAAGAGAACCGCAACCGTCTATCTGCACGTGGCATCGTTGTTTACCTGGAAACCACCATCGAGAAGCAACTGGCGCGTACCAATCGCGACAAAAAACGTCCGTTGCTGCAGACTGACAACCCTCGCGAAGTCCTGGAAGGCCTGGCGGGTGATCGTAACCCACTGTATGAAGAGATCGCAGATATTACTGTGCGCACTGATGATCAAAGTGCAAAAGTGGTAGCCAACCAGATCGTAAAAATGCTAGAAGAACATTAA
- a CDS encoding SPOR domain-containing protein — protein MSLAHELTLDSQVELLERLQLLTRYSSNFVNVAGSKGAGKSWLAQRFLEHWADDKNQSLLMCHPNQDDEQRRTTILNQLVSDPLFNPKDSLSDSFSALFADSSCDVVVVVDDAHLLSDVLLSELWMWLLEAQSHPLWRVNVVLFSLPNRLDTLLTRLSYGQESKPVDLEIESLSQPEADRLFEQRVMRYVDDDRERQVRQAFKKVKRLPGDIMALAEQKMEKRIVIRSIIGSPLNIALLVILLLLLIGGGYWWMWSQPSADEKAQQLTQGIEQTAIPTLESNEQVRMDDVAVEAADNRTRADDDSSALPPAVIESSEGVGEADGHQQRVVITSDVVDALLDDKTAVAAQPQAQSQSQPHSQSQPQASADAAPQNSAAAAESATNDQAADRENSVAETIQSGQAVRFSFGRDELNAMSPRSYTLQLAAVNSLPEAQRFIDQYQLQGEVNVYPTVRNETEWYIITYRNYPTIQLARDAVESLPQPLQSLGPWAKSLSQVQREIARGQ, from the coding sequence ATGAGTTTGGCACATGAGTTGACACTGGATTCTCAGGTGGAGCTGCTGGAACGCTTGCAGCTCCTGACCCGGTATAGTTCCAATTTTGTCAATGTCGCCGGAAGCAAAGGCGCAGGAAAATCCTGGCTTGCCCAACGTTTTCTGGAGCACTGGGCTGATGATAAAAATCAGTCTTTGCTGATGTGCCATCCGAATCAGGATGACGAGCAGCGCCGTACTACCATTCTCAATCAGCTGGTTTCTGACCCGCTGTTTAACCCCAAAGATTCCCTCAGCGATAGCTTTTCTGCTCTGTTTGCCGACAGCAGCTGTGACGTTGTGGTTGTGGTCGATGACGCCCATTTGCTGTCAGATGTCCTGCTGTCCGAGCTATGGATGTGGCTGCTTGAAGCGCAAAGCCATCCGTTATGGCGTGTTAACGTGGTGCTGTTTTCACTGCCCAATCGTCTGGATACCTTACTGACCCGGCTCAGCTATGGTCAGGAGTCGAAACCGGTCGATCTGGAAATTGAGTCGCTTTCACAACCTGAGGCGGACAGACTGTTTGAACAGCGCGTTATGCGTTATGTTGATGATGACAGAGAACGCCAGGTTCGTCAGGCGTTTAAAAAGGTCAAGCGGTTACCGGGAGACATTATGGCGCTCGCAGAGCAGAAGATGGAAAAACGCATCGTGATTCGTTCAATCATAGGTTCACCACTCAATATCGCCTTGCTGGTGATTTTACTGCTGCTGTTGATCGGCGGTGGTTACTGGTGGATGTGGTCGCAACCGTCCGCGGATGAGAAGGCGCAGCAACTGACGCAAGGTATCGAACAGACGGCGATTCCAACCCTGGAATCGAATGAGCAGGTGCGGATGGACGATGTGGCCGTCGAGGCCGCCGATAACCGAACCCGGGCCGATGATGATTCATCAGCCCTGCCGCCGGCGGTGATTGAATCGAGCGAAGGGGTGGGCGAAGCGGATGGCCATCAGCAGCGCGTTGTGATTACGTCTGATGTGGTGGATGCACTGCTGGATGACAAAACGGCAGTGGCTGCGCAGCCGCAAGCCCAATCTCAGTCTCAACCTCACTCTCAGTCTCAACCACAAGCCAGCGCTGACGCGGCACCGCAAAACAGCGCGGCAGCGGCTGAAAGCGCCACTAACGATCAGGCTGCTGACCGTGAAAATAGTGTCGCTGAGACCATTCAGAGCGGGCAGGCAGTGCGTTTTTCATTCGGGCGGGACGAGCTTAATGCCATGTCGCCACGCAGCTACACTTTGCAGCTGGCCGCGGTGAACTCATTGCCGGAAGCGCAGCGTTTTATCGACCAGTACCAGTTACAGGGTGAGGTGAATGTGTATCCGACGGTGCGCAATGAAACTGAATGGTACATTATCACTTACCGTAATTATCCGACCATTCAGCTGGCGCGTGATGCGGTTGAATCTCTGCCGCAGCCGCTGCAGTCACTCGGCCCGTGGGCTAAGTCACTCAGTCAGGTACAACGCGAGATTGCCCGCGGTCAGTAA